From one Triticum urartu cultivar G1812 chromosome 3, Tu2.1, whole genome shotgun sequence genomic stretch:
- the LOC125542733 gene encoding disease resistance protein RGA5-like, with amino-acid sequence MQVVTGAMGALIPKLFQLLSEEYNLQKGVKQDVEFLTKELPSMHEALRKVADVPRHQLDRQVKIWADEVRELSYVMEDVVDSFLASVEGSEPAANSNKLKELLKKMGNLLPKGKTRRKIAKKIKGIRLQVREVADRRDRYGVNDAVANLAAAPTTVDPRLVALFKKETELVGIDAARDEIIKKLMDGDGDVPEQQLKILSIYGIGGLGKTTVAKVVHQGLQEKFMLKAFVSVGQKPDVKKVLRDIFLELDKEGYRKSNAQTLDEKQLIVELQELLENKRYFIVIDDIWDAEAWEIINCAFKDSNCGSKIITTTRSFEVARKSGEAYQLKPLSPGNSEKLLYMRLYGGRSKCPFDHPVEISEKIIQRCGGVPLAILTIASLLDGKEKEDWSKVYDSIGFGHGKNQVVDNTRKILLFSYYDLPYYLRPCLLYLSIYPEDYTIRKETLIWKWSAEGFIKEEPGIGQYELGERYFCELVNRSMIQPYWGGYGSCFVTGCRVHDLVLDMICLLSNEENFVRVWDVNDQRISCQSNARRLAIRKIVLEQDDSLANMCTPQLRSFSAIGCDIHVMPSLTSFGALRVLDMEDCSSAGDGSYHLDHLGSLLHLRYLGLQRMPIDKLPEEIGNLKFLQTLNLMYTGNGIKELPQSFGLLRQLKRLHFKVAEGIVGMHLLGNLTSLEDLRLRFDTWSPEFVVELRKLTMLRNLNLVIVSHKGMDDSQVKALVKSLGKLKEIQILYIYFGGYVSIGPQGWEGYVPPRQLREFSIRTEKDMLLAWINPSLVPNLTRLWFNLKEVKARDMEILGSFPELVTLRLTDPFPGLISESRDFLPDVLGRLFPKLRYFRTPAPLRFLEGAMPSLESLDYCYLEVDQLKRDNNFVFEFGSWKNLRSLQKVEVRFRSGAAQEKKDEAVVALELAANQHPNRPNLTVMGNYRVQQKLIN; translated from the exons ATGCAGGTGGTGACGGGGGCCATGGGCGCCCTCATCCCCAAGCTATTCCAGCTCCTCAGCGAGGAGTACAACCTGCAGAAGGGTGTGAAGCAAGACGTCGAGTTCCTCACGAAGGAGCTTCCGAGCATGCACGAAGCACTCCGCAAGGTGGCGGATGTGCCGCGGCACCAGCTTGACAGGCAGGTGAAGATCTGGGCCGACGAGGTCAGGGAGCTGTCATACGTCATGGAGGATGTGGTTGACAGCTTCCTGGCAAGCGTCGAAGGCTCCGAGCCCGCCGCCAACTCGAATAAGCTCAAGGAGCTACTGAAGAAGATGGGGAACTTGCTCCCCAAGGGCAAGACTCGCCGTAAGATTGCGAAGAAGATTAAAGGCATCAGGCTCCAAGTCAGGGAGGTGGCCGATAGGCGTGACAGATACGGGGTCAATGATGCGGTTGCTAATCTAGCTGCAGCCCCAACTACCGTTGACCCTCGCCTGGTGGCTCTGTTCAAAAAGGAGACAGAGCTTGTTGGCATCGATGCGGCAAGGGACGAGATAATTAAGAAGCTCATGGATGGGGATGGGGATGTGCCTGAGCAACAATTGAAGATTCTCTCCATTTATGGAATTGGAGGACTTGGCAAAACAACTGTTGCCAAAGTTGTGCATCAGGGGCTTCAAGAAAAATTCATGCTCAAGGCTTTTGTTTCGGTGGGTCAGAAGCCCGATGTGAAGAAAGTTCTCAGGGACATTTTCCTTGAGCTTGACAAGGAAGGCTACAGGAAATCCAATGCACAAACGTTGGATGAGAAGCAGCTCATAGTAGAACTCCAAGAATTACTTGAGAATAAGAG GTACTTTATTGTTATTGATGATATATGGGACGCAGAAGCATGGGAAATAATCAATTGTGCTTTCAAGGATAGTAACTGTGGAAGTAAAATAATCACAACTACCCGTAGTTTCGAAGTAGCCAGAAAGTCCGGTGAGGCTTACCAGCTAAAGCCACTTTCTCCCGGCAACTCTGAAAAATTATTGTATATGAGATTATATGGTGGTAGAAGCAAATGCCCTTTTGATCATCCGGTTGAGATATCTGAAAAGATTATACAGAGATGCGGTGGTGTACCATTAGCTATCCTTACAATAGCTAGTTTATTAGATGGTAAAGAGAAAGAGGATTGGTCTAAGGTCTATGACTCAATTGGTTTTGGGCACGGAAAAAACCAAGTTGTAGACAATACAAGAAAGATACTGCTATTTAGCTATTATGATCTACCCTATTACCTGAGACCTTGTTTGTTGTATCTAAGCATATATCCAGAAGACTACACAATCAGAAAAGAAACTTTGATCTGGAAGTGGTCAGCAGAAGGTTTTATCAAGGAGGAACCGGGGATAGGGCAATATGAGCTTGGAGAGAGATACTTCTGTGAGCTGGTGAATAGAAGTATGATACAACCCTACTGGGGCGGTTATGGCTCATGTTTCGTGACTGGTTGTCGTGTCCATGATCTTGTGCTTGATATGATATGTCTATTGTCAAATGAAGAGAATTTTGTTAGGGTATGGGATGTTAATGATCAAAGGATATCTTGCCAAAGTAATGCTCGTAGGTTAGCCATCCGAAAGATAGTCTTGGAGCAGGATGACTCTCTGGCTAACATGTGCACCCCACAATTGAGGTCATTCAGTGCCATCGGATGTGATATTCATGTGATGCCATCACTTACAAGTTTTGGAGCTTTACGTGTCCTAGATATGGAAGATTGTAGTTCTGCTGGAGATGGTAGTTATCATTTGGACCATCTTGGGAGTTTACTCCATTTGAGGTACCTGGGATTGCAGAGGATGCCAATAGATAAGCTACCAGAAGAAATAGGGAATCTGAAGTTTTTGCAGACACTGAACTTGATGTACACTGGGAATGGGATAAAAGAATTGCCACAAAGTTTTGGTCTGTTAAGGCAACTCAAGCGCTTGCATTTTAAAGTCGCTGAAGGAATAGTTGGGATGCATTTGCTGGGGAACCTAACATCATTGGAAGATCTACGGTTGAGATTTGACACTTGGTCTCCTGAGTTTGTAGTAGAGCTGCGCAAGCTGACGATGCTGAGGAATCTCAACCTTGTCATTGTCTCTCACAAAGGCATGGATGATAGCCAGGTGAAAGCTCTGGTGAAGTCTCTTGGCAAACTGAAAGAGATCCAAATTCTGTACATTTACTTTGGGGGTTATGTGAGTATTGGACCCCAAGGGTGGGAAGGTTATGTACCACCTCGACAGCTCCGTGAATTCTCGATAAGAACGGAGAAGGACATGTTGCTGGCGTGGATAAACCCGTCACTTGTTCCGAACCTCACCAGATTATGGTTCAATCTGAAGGAAGTGAAGGCACGGGATATGGAGATCCTTGGGAGTTTTCCAGAGCTCGTTACTCTACGGTTGACTGATCCGTTTCCGGGGTTGATCAGCGAGTCGCGGGACTTTCTCCCAGACGTCCTGGGGAGGTTATTCCCCAAGTTGAGGTACTTCCGTACACCTGCACCGCTGAGGTTTCTGGAGGGAGCGATGCCGAGCCTTGAATCCCTTGATTACTGTTATCTCGAAGTGGATCAGTTGAAGCGTGACAACAACTTTGTGTTTGAGTTTGGTAGCTGGAAAAACCTCCGTTCACTCCAGAAAGTGGAAGTTCGTTTCCGTTCAGGTGCAGCTCAAGAGAAGAAGGATGAAGCTGTGGTTGCGCTGGAGCTCGCAGCCAACCAACATCCCAACCGTCCTAACCTTACAGTCATGGGGAATTACCGAGT GCAGCAGAAGCTAATTAACTAA
- the LOC125542734 gene encoding DNA excision repair protein CSB isoform X2 — MEEEDDYQRLLHSLGVTSANIDDIERKILSQAKTDPKKGDAEASGLTAVGDQEAKLTTPQDDVQAKLHQKLRSVQLEIDAVASTLGGAKQAAGKKSGGGGSGSADAEDKKKKEKVKEEENADEDAPRGGALQQALAAERLRSLKRAKVQIQREILQSGPVPSGSGNQKDKMLAMLVDDEPRRKKSLKPPGGPKKKSPTRRLKTVTYDDDDDFDAVLDGASAGFMETEREELIRKGLLTPFHKLKGFEKRVERPGTSSRQNDSAEQAEETMEASTIAKVAQAMQNMAQNRPTTKLLDAEFLPKLEAPTAPFQRLGVPLKRPGLPSSEERKNKRLKSKTKRPLPGKKWMKANSKKESLLDVTDEDVGDAAASASVSENEDEVIEGSDGLPPVILEGGLRIPGSVYTQLFDYQKVGVQWLWELHCQRAGGIIGDEMGLGKTVQVLSFLGALHDSGMYKPSIVICPVTLLQQWRREASKWYPKFKVEILHDSANSSSKKGKRYSDSESDVSWDSDQEEVTRTKPAQKWDDLISRVVNSGSGLLLTTYEQLRIIREKLLDVEWGYAVLDEGHRIRNPNAEVTLVCKQLQTVHRIIMTGAPIQNKLSELWSLFDFVFPGKLGVLPVFETEFSVPITVGGYANATPLQVSTAYRCAVVLRDLIMPYLLRRMKADVNAQLPKKTEQVLFCSLTQEQRSTYRAFLASSEVEQIFDGNRNSLYGIDVLRKICNHPDLLEREQAAQNPDYGNIERSGKMKVVEQVLKVWKDQGHRVLLFAQTQQMLDILENFLTARDYQYRRMDGLTPPKQRMALIDEFNNTDEIFIFILTTKVGGLGTNLTGANRVIIFDPDWNPSTDMQARERAWRIGQKRDVTVYRLITRGTIEEKVYHRQIYKHFLTNKVLKNPQQRRFFKARDMKDLFTLQDDDKNGSTETSNIFGQLSEDVNIGAPDGEERGEGSSALPTSAEAEPSVDGNGKSDLRSDQADEESNILKSLFDGQGVHSAINHDAIMSANDDQKLRLEAEASQVAQRAAEALRQSRMLRSRDDFAVPTWTGRAGAAGAPTSVRRKFGSTLNTQLVSSSQPSEGSNSSSRVQSLQVGALHGKALSSAELLAKMRGTREGAASDALEHQLSLGSASNQRPGLTENGRTSNSNSSRNMIVQPEVLIRQLCTFIQHNGGSASSTSLTEHFKNSIQPKDMLVFKNLLKEIATLQRGAGGTTWVLKPEYG; from the exons atggaggaggaggacgactacCAGCGCCTGCTGCACAGCCTCGGCGTCACCTCCGCCAACATCGACGACATCGAGAGGAAGATCCTGTCGCAG GCGAAGACTGACCCGAAGAAGGGAGACGCCGAGGCGTCGGGGCTGACCGCCGTCGGTGACCAGGAGGCTAAACTCACAACGCCGCAAGATGATGTGCAGGCCAAACTACACCAGAAACTGCGCTCCGTGCAGCTTGAGATCGATGCTGTGGCTTCCACGCTCGGAGGGGCTAAACAAGCCGCTGGAAAGaaaagcggcggcggcggctcgggtaGCGCTGATGCcgaggacaagaagaagaaggagaaggtgAAGGAGGAGGAGAATGCTGATGAAGACGCCCCTCGTGGAGGAGCCCTCCAGCAAGCGCTTGCCGCCGAGCGGCTCAGGAGCCTCAAGAGGGCCAAGGTGCAGATTCAGAGAGAGATATTGCAGTCGGGACCTGTCCCGTCCGGGTCGGGCAAccaaaaagacaagatgctggcAATGCTGGTCGATGACGAGCCGAGGCGGAAGAAGTCGCTGAAGCCGCCTGGTGGGCCTAAGAAGAAGTCGCCGACACGTCGGTTGAAAACCGTCACctatgatgacgacgacgacttTGACGCAGTGCTCGATGGAGCTTCTGCGGGGTTCATGGAGACT GAAAGGGAAGAGCTGATAAGGAAGGGTCTGCTGACACCGTTTCACAAGTTGAAGGGCTTTGAGAAGCGCGTTGAACGCCCTGGAACTTCTAGCAGGCAAAATGACTCCGCAGAACAAGCCGAGGAAACCATGGAAGCTTCGACCATTGCTAAAGTTGCTCAGGCAATGCAGAACATGGCACAAAACCGCCCaaccaccaaattgcttgatgcGGAGTTCTTGCCTAAGCTGGAAGCACCGACTGCTCCGTTTCAAAGGCTTGGAGTACCTCTAAAACGCCCTGGCCTTCCCAGTTCAGAGGAGCGGAAAAACAAAAGGCTAAAGAGTAAGACCAAGAGACCATTGCCTGGCAAGAAATGGATGAAAGCCAATTCAAAGAAGGAGTCATTATTGGATG TTACAGATGAGGATGTTGGAGATGCAGCCGCATCAGCTTCTGTGTCTGAGAATGAAGATGAAGTAATAGAAGGTTCTGATGGATTACCTCCAGTCATCCTTGAAGGTGGTTTAAGAATTCCTGGCTCAGTTTACACACAGCTGTTTGACTACCAAAAAGTGGGAGTGCAGTGGTTATGGGAGTTGCATTGTCAAAGGGCTGGTGGAATAATTGGTGATGAAATGGGCTTAGGAAAGACCGTGCAGGTCTTATCATTTCTTGGTGCTTTGCATGACAGTGGTATGTACAAGCCTAGTATTGTTATCTGTCCTGTGACCCTTTTGCAACAGTGGCGAAGGGAGGCCAGTAAGTGGTATCCAAAATTCAAAGTTGAGATCTTACATGATTCTGCAAACAGTTCAAGTAAAAAGGGCAAGAGATACAGTGATTCTGAGAGTGATGTTTCTTGGGATAGCGATCAGGAAGAGGTTACACGCACGAAGCCTGCACAAAAGTGGGATGACTTGATTTCACGTGTTGTAAATTCAGGGTCAGGTTTGCTTCTGACGACATACGAGCAGCTAAGAATCATACGGGAGAAGTTGCTTGATGTAGAATGGGGATATGCTGTATTGGATGAGGGTCACCGCATAAGGAATCCTAATGCCGAAGTAACTCTCGTGTGCAAGCAATTGCAGACTGTGCACAGGATAATTATGACAGGGGCGCCTATTCAGAATAAACTTTCGGAACTGTGGTCTCTCTTTGATTTTGTGTTCCCTGGGAAATTAGGAGTCCTGCCAGTGTTTGAGACCGAGTTCTCAGTTCCAATTACTGTCGGTGGGTatgctaatgcaacaccattgcAAGTGTCCACAGCGTACAGATGTGCTGTTGTCCTGCGTGACTTGATCATGCCATATCTTCTTAGGAGAATGAAAGCTGATGTCAATGCACAGCTTCCCAAGAAAACAGAGCAGGTTCTTTTCTGTAGTTTAACTCAAGAGCAACGTTCTACTTATCGTGCATTTCTTGCTAGTTCAGAGGTGGAACAAATATTTGATGGTAACAGAAACTCCCTTTACGGGATAGATGTCCTAAGGAAGATATGTAATCATCCTGATCTTCTCGAGAGAGAACAAGCCGCTCAGAATCCTGACTATGGGAATATTGAAAGAAGTGGAAAGATGAAAGTTGTTGAGCAAGTTCTTAAAGTCTGGAAAGATCAAGGTCATCGCGTTCTTCTTTTTGCTCAGACCCAACAGATGCTTGACATTTTGGAGAACTTCTTGACTGCCCGCGACTACCAATATCGAAGAATGGATGGACTTACACCCCCAAAGCAAAGAATGGCACTCATTGATGAGTTCAATAATACAGATGaaattttcattttcattctGACAACAAAAGTTGGTGGATTGGGTACGAATTTGACTGGTGCAAACAGGGTTATAATATTTGATCCTGACTGGAACCCTTCGACAGACATGCAG GCCAGGGAACGAGCATGGCGAATTGGCCAAAAAAGAGATGTGACAGTTTACAGGTTGATCACTCGTGGGACGATAGAGGAGAAAGTCTACCATCGACAGATATACAAGCATTTTCTCACAAACAAAGTACTGAAAAACCCTCAGCAAAGGAGGTTCTTTAAAGCCAGAGACATGAAAGATTTATTCACATTGCAAGATGATGACAAGAATGGTTCAACTGAAACATCCAACATTTTTGGCCAATTGTCTGAAGATGTGAACATCGGTGCTCCAGATGGTGAGGAGCGAGGTGAGGGATCTTCAGCTTTACCGACCAGCGCAGAGGCTGAACCATCTGttgatggaaatgggaaatcagaCCTTAGATCTGACCAAGCGGATGAAGAATCCAACATTTTGAAGAGTCTTTTTGATGGCCAGGGCGTTCAT AGTGCTATAAATCATGATGCCATAATGAGTGCTAACGACGATCAGAAGCTGCGCCTAGAAGCAGAAGCTTCACAGGTGGCACAAAGGGCAGCTGAGGCTTTACGCCAATCACGGATGCTCAGAAGCCGTGATGATTTTGCTGTTCCCACATGGACAGGAAGAGCTGGTGCTGCCGGGGCACCGACCTCTGTGCGCAGGAAATTTGGGTCAACACTCAACACCCAGCTGGTCAGTTCTTCGCAGCCATCAGAAGGTTCAAACAGCAGCAGCAGAGTTCAAAGTCTTCAGGTGGGCGCTCTACATGGAAAAGCGCTGTCCTCTGCCGAGCTTCTGGCTAAGATGCGTGGAACGCGTGAGGGGGCAGCTTCAGATGCACTGGAACATCAGCTCAGCCTGGGCTCCGCTTCCAATCAAAGACCAGGCTTGACAGAGAACGGGCGCACATCAAACTCTAATTCTAGTAGGAACATGATCGTGCAGCCTGAGGTCCTGATCCGCCAGTTGTGCACCTTCATACAACACAATGGTGGCTCCGCCAGCTCGACGAGCTTGACGGAACATTTCAAGAACAGCATACAACCAAAGGATATGCTGGTGTTCAAGAACCTTCTGAAGGAGATAGCAACCTTGCAAAGGGGCGCAGGCGGCACAACATGGGTGCTGAAACCTGAGTACGGGTAA
- the LOC125542734 gene encoding DNA excision repair protein CSB isoform X1 codes for MEEEDDYQRLLHSLGVTSANIDDIERKILSQATIHPFIRFLPVHNKTSNNFSQGHAAFHFLLQAKTDPKKGDAEASGLTAVGDQEAKLTTPQDDVQAKLHQKLRSVQLEIDAVASTLGGAKQAAGKKSGGGGSGSADAEDKKKKEKVKEEENADEDAPRGGALQQALAAERLRSLKRAKVQIQREILQSGPVPSGSGNQKDKMLAMLVDDEPRRKKSLKPPGGPKKKSPTRRLKTVTYDDDDDFDAVLDGASAGFMETEREELIRKGLLTPFHKLKGFEKRVERPGTSSRQNDSAEQAEETMEASTIAKVAQAMQNMAQNRPTTKLLDAEFLPKLEAPTAPFQRLGVPLKRPGLPSSEERKNKRLKSKTKRPLPGKKWMKANSKKESLLDVTDEDVGDAAASASVSENEDEVIEGSDGLPPVILEGGLRIPGSVYTQLFDYQKVGVQWLWELHCQRAGGIIGDEMGLGKTVQVLSFLGALHDSGMYKPSIVICPVTLLQQWRREASKWYPKFKVEILHDSANSSSKKGKRYSDSESDVSWDSDQEEVTRTKPAQKWDDLISRVVNSGSGLLLTTYEQLRIIREKLLDVEWGYAVLDEGHRIRNPNAEVTLVCKQLQTVHRIIMTGAPIQNKLSELWSLFDFVFPGKLGVLPVFETEFSVPITVGGYANATPLQVSTAYRCAVVLRDLIMPYLLRRMKADVNAQLPKKTEQVLFCSLTQEQRSTYRAFLASSEVEQIFDGNRNSLYGIDVLRKICNHPDLLEREQAAQNPDYGNIERSGKMKVVEQVLKVWKDQGHRVLLFAQTQQMLDILENFLTARDYQYRRMDGLTPPKQRMALIDEFNNTDEIFIFILTTKVGGLGTNLTGANRVIIFDPDWNPSTDMQARERAWRIGQKRDVTVYRLITRGTIEEKVYHRQIYKHFLTNKVLKNPQQRRFFKARDMKDLFTLQDDDKNGSTETSNIFGQLSEDVNIGAPDGEERGEGSSALPTSAEAEPSVDGNGKSDLRSDQADEESNILKSLFDGQGVHSAINHDAIMSANDDQKLRLEAEASQVAQRAAEALRQSRMLRSRDDFAVPTWTGRAGAAGAPTSVRRKFGSTLNTQLVSSSQPSEGSNSSSRVQSLQVGALHGKALSSAELLAKMRGTREGAASDALEHQLSLGSASNQRPGLTENGRTSNSNSSRNMIVQPEVLIRQLCTFIQHNGGSASSTSLTEHFKNSIQPKDMLVFKNLLKEIATLQRGAGGTTWVLKPEYG; via the exons atggaggaggaggacgactacCAGCGCCTGCTGCACAGCCTCGGCGTCACCTCCGCCAACATCGACGACATCGAGAGGAAGATCCTGTCGCAGGCAACCATCCACCCATTCATTCGTTTTCTTCCCGTGCACAACAAAACCAGTAACAATTTCTCACAGGGTCATGCCGCGTTTCATTTCCTTCTGCAGGCGAAGACTGACCCGAAGAAGGGAGACGCCGAGGCGTCGGGGCTGACCGCCGTCGGTGACCAGGAGGCTAAACTCACAACGCCGCAAGATGATGTGCAGGCCAAACTACACCAGAAACTGCGCTCCGTGCAGCTTGAGATCGATGCTGTGGCTTCCACGCTCGGAGGGGCTAAACAAGCCGCTGGAAAGaaaagcggcggcggcggctcgggtaGCGCTGATGCcgaggacaagaagaagaaggagaaggtgAAGGAGGAGGAGAATGCTGATGAAGACGCCCCTCGTGGAGGAGCCCTCCAGCAAGCGCTTGCCGCCGAGCGGCTCAGGAGCCTCAAGAGGGCCAAGGTGCAGATTCAGAGAGAGATATTGCAGTCGGGACCTGTCCCGTCCGGGTCGGGCAAccaaaaagacaagatgctggcAATGCTGGTCGATGACGAGCCGAGGCGGAAGAAGTCGCTGAAGCCGCCTGGTGGGCCTAAGAAGAAGTCGCCGACACGTCGGTTGAAAACCGTCACctatgatgacgacgacgacttTGACGCAGTGCTCGATGGAGCTTCTGCGGGGTTCATGGAGACT GAAAGGGAAGAGCTGATAAGGAAGGGTCTGCTGACACCGTTTCACAAGTTGAAGGGCTTTGAGAAGCGCGTTGAACGCCCTGGAACTTCTAGCAGGCAAAATGACTCCGCAGAACAAGCCGAGGAAACCATGGAAGCTTCGACCATTGCTAAAGTTGCTCAGGCAATGCAGAACATGGCACAAAACCGCCCaaccaccaaattgcttgatgcGGAGTTCTTGCCTAAGCTGGAAGCACCGACTGCTCCGTTTCAAAGGCTTGGAGTACCTCTAAAACGCCCTGGCCTTCCCAGTTCAGAGGAGCGGAAAAACAAAAGGCTAAAGAGTAAGACCAAGAGACCATTGCCTGGCAAGAAATGGATGAAAGCCAATTCAAAGAAGGAGTCATTATTGGATG TTACAGATGAGGATGTTGGAGATGCAGCCGCATCAGCTTCTGTGTCTGAGAATGAAGATGAAGTAATAGAAGGTTCTGATGGATTACCTCCAGTCATCCTTGAAGGTGGTTTAAGAATTCCTGGCTCAGTTTACACACAGCTGTTTGACTACCAAAAAGTGGGAGTGCAGTGGTTATGGGAGTTGCATTGTCAAAGGGCTGGTGGAATAATTGGTGATGAAATGGGCTTAGGAAAGACCGTGCAGGTCTTATCATTTCTTGGTGCTTTGCATGACAGTGGTATGTACAAGCCTAGTATTGTTATCTGTCCTGTGACCCTTTTGCAACAGTGGCGAAGGGAGGCCAGTAAGTGGTATCCAAAATTCAAAGTTGAGATCTTACATGATTCTGCAAACAGTTCAAGTAAAAAGGGCAAGAGATACAGTGATTCTGAGAGTGATGTTTCTTGGGATAGCGATCAGGAAGAGGTTACACGCACGAAGCCTGCACAAAAGTGGGATGACTTGATTTCACGTGTTGTAAATTCAGGGTCAGGTTTGCTTCTGACGACATACGAGCAGCTAAGAATCATACGGGAGAAGTTGCTTGATGTAGAATGGGGATATGCTGTATTGGATGAGGGTCACCGCATAAGGAATCCTAATGCCGAAGTAACTCTCGTGTGCAAGCAATTGCAGACTGTGCACAGGATAATTATGACAGGGGCGCCTATTCAGAATAAACTTTCGGAACTGTGGTCTCTCTTTGATTTTGTGTTCCCTGGGAAATTAGGAGTCCTGCCAGTGTTTGAGACCGAGTTCTCAGTTCCAATTACTGTCGGTGGGTatgctaatgcaacaccattgcAAGTGTCCACAGCGTACAGATGTGCTGTTGTCCTGCGTGACTTGATCATGCCATATCTTCTTAGGAGAATGAAAGCTGATGTCAATGCACAGCTTCCCAAGAAAACAGAGCAGGTTCTTTTCTGTAGTTTAACTCAAGAGCAACGTTCTACTTATCGTGCATTTCTTGCTAGTTCAGAGGTGGAACAAATATTTGATGGTAACAGAAACTCCCTTTACGGGATAGATGTCCTAAGGAAGATATGTAATCATCCTGATCTTCTCGAGAGAGAACAAGCCGCTCAGAATCCTGACTATGGGAATATTGAAAGAAGTGGAAAGATGAAAGTTGTTGAGCAAGTTCTTAAAGTCTGGAAAGATCAAGGTCATCGCGTTCTTCTTTTTGCTCAGACCCAACAGATGCTTGACATTTTGGAGAACTTCTTGACTGCCCGCGACTACCAATATCGAAGAATGGATGGACTTACACCCCCAAAGCAAAGAATGGCACTCATTGATGAGTTCAATAATACAGATGaaattttcattttcattctGACAACAAAAGTTGGTGGATTGGGTACGAATTTGACTGGTGCAAACAGGGTTATAATATTTGATCCTGACTGGAACCCTTCGACAGACATGCAG GCCAGGGAACGAGCATGGCGAATTGGCCAAAAAAGAGATGTGACAGTTTACAGGTTGATCACTCGTGGGACGATAGAGGAGAAAGTCTACCATCGACAGATATACAAGCATTTTCTCACAAACAAAGTACTGAAAAACCCTCAGCAAAGGAGGTTCTTTAAAGCCAGAGACATGAAAGATTTATTCACATTGCAAGATGATGACAAGAATGGTTCAACTGAAACATCCAACATTTTTGGCCAATTGTCTGAAGATGTGAACATCGGTGCTCCAGATGGTGAGGAGCGAGGTGAGGGATCTTCAGCTTTACCGACCAGCGCAGAGGCTGAACCATCTGttgatggaaatgggaaatcagaCCTTAGATCTGACCAAGCGGATGAAGAATCCAACATTTTGAAGAGTCTTTTTGATGGCCAGGGCGTTCAT AGTGCTATAAATCATGATGCCATAATGAGTGCTAACGACGATCAGAAGCTGCGCCTAGAAGCAGAAGCTTCACAGGTGGCACAAAGGGCAGCTGAGGCTTTACGCCAATCACGGATGCTCAGAAGCCGTGATGATTTTGCTGTTCCCACATGGACAGGAAGAGCTGGTGCTGCCGGGGCACCGACCTCTGTGCGCAGGAAATTTGGGTCAACACTCAACACCCAGCTGGTCAGTTCTTCGCAGCCATCAGAAGGTTCAAACAGCAGCAGCAGAGTTCAAAGTCTTCAGGTGGGCGCTCTACATGGAAAAGCGCTGTCCTCTGCCGAGCTTCTGGCTAAGATGCGTGGAACGCGTGAGGGGGCAGCTTCAGATGCACTGGAACATCAGCTCAGCCTGGGCTCCGCTTCCAATCAAAGACCAGGCTTGACAGAGAACGGGCGCACATCAAACTCTAATTCTAGTAGGAACATGATCGTGCAGCCTGAGGTCCTGATCCGCCAGTTGTGCACCTTCATACAACACAATGGTGGCTCCGCCAGCTCGACGAGCTTGACGGAACATTTCAAGAACAGCATACAACCAAAGGATATGCTGGTGTTCAAGAACCTTCTGAAGGAGATAGCAACCTTGCAAAGGGGCGCAGGCGGCACAACATGGGTGCTGAAACCTGAGTACGGGTAA